The DNA segment GGTGTCGAGCGCCTTCCAGGTGCCTTGCAGCAGCATGGTGTCGCCGGGCTGGAGCACGACGCCGGCCGTCTTCGGCTCGTCGCCGTCCGTGGGCTCGCCGGCGCCGCGCTGCACGGCGAGGATGATGAGGTCGCCGCTCTCGGTGACCATGCCCGGAAACACGGTCTGGCCGATCAGGCCGGAACGGGGCGGGATCACCACCTCGGCGAGGCCCGAGCGGCGGTTGAACAGGGTTTCCTCGCTGTCGGTGGGCCCTTCCTCGCGGAAGGACAGATGCATCCGGGCGGCGAAATCGGCCACGGCCTCGGCATCGCCGCGCAGCAGGAGCTGGTCGCCGTCGGCGATCGCGGTGCGGCGCAGGGGGCCGGCGGTCGCGCCGTCCTGGACGGCGACGAGCTGGAGGCCGGGCCAGTCGGCGAGCGTGATCGCGCTGGAAGGCTGGCCGACATAGGGGCAGGTCGCGCGGATGCGCAGCTGGTGGATGCCGCTCGACAGCCCGTATTGCTCGACCAGGGTCTTGGCGTGGCGGCTGAAATCCGCCGGCATGGTCGCGCCGTTGCGCTGCGGCAGCAGCCGCTCGCCGAACAGGATGATGATCGCCATGGTGCCGACGAGCAGCGGGACGCCGGCCAGCGCGAACTCGAAGAAGCCGAAGCCGCCGACGCCGGCATCGAGCGCCGCCTCCGAGACGAGCACGTTCACCGGGGTGCCGGTCAGCGCCAGCATGGAGCCGGCATGGCCGGCAAAGACCAGCGGCATCAGGAGCTGCGAGGAGTTGCGCTTGAGCCTGACCGCGGTGACGACGACGACCGGCAGCAGCGCCGCGACCGCGCCGTTGAGGCTGATCAGCGCGACGAGCAGCGCCACCAGCCCCATCATCAGCACCAGCAGGCGGGTGCGGCTTTCCTCGCCCGCACCCCTGATCAGGAGCTGGCCGGCCCAGGCGGTGACGCCGGTGACCTCCAGCCCCGACGAGACGACGAAGAGCGAGGCGATGAAGATGACGGCCGGGTCGCCGAGGCCGGCGAGCGCCTGGGGCAGGGTGAGCACGCCTGTCGCCCACAGGCCGAGCGCCGTGCCCATCGCGACGAGCACGACGGGCACCCTGTTCGTGATGAACAGGACGACGGCTATGGCGATGATCAGGCCGGTATAGGCGATCGGGCTCACGCGGCGGCTCCTTGTGGGGGGCTGCGCGGCGGCAGGCCCTGCTTGGGGTCTTTTTAGTCTTCGAGCGTCGCCATCAGGATGCCGAGGCGGCAACCCTTCTCGTATTCGTCGAGCCTGACATATTCCTTGATCGTATGGATCTCGGCCTGGCCGGCGCCGATGGTGATCGTCGGCACGCCGTGCTTGTCGAGCCAGTTGGCGTCGAGGCCGCCATTGGAGAACAGATAGACCGGCTCGATGCCGAGCAGGCCGAGCGCCTTGGCGGCGCGCTGCACCACCGGGGCGTCCTTGGCGAGCTCGAAGGGCGGATAGCTCGGCTTGTGGGTGAAGGTCACCTTCGCGGTCTCGCCGGCGTCGTCCTTGACCTCGCCCTGCGCCTTGGCGAAGGCGGCCTTGAAGCCTTCGGCGATCTTGGTGGCGAAGGCGGCCTCGGGGCTGCGGGCCTCGCCGCGGATGAAGGCGTAGTCGGTGACGACGTTGGTGGCGTCGCCGGCCGCGACCGTGCCGCCCTTTCCGCCGAAGATGCCGACATTGCTGGTGCCGCGCCCGTCGGGCTTGACGATCTTGCCGAACCAGCCCTCGCGCCGGGCTTCCGCGATCGCGATCGCGCCGACGAGCGTGGCCGAGATGCCCTTCTCGGGCGCGACGCCGGCGTGGGACGCCTTGCCGGTGATCTCGACCTCCCAGTTCTCCTGGCCGACGGCGCCGATCAGGAGCTCGGAAGAGAGCTGGCCGTCGACGTTGATGCACATCGCCGCGCCGCCGAGGTCCTTCGGGTCGAGTTCGCGCGCGCCGTGCAGGCCGCTCTCCTCGCGCACCGTGAACAGCAGCGTGATCGGCGGATGCGGCAGCTTGTGCTTGATCAGCGTCTCGGCCAGCACGACGAGCAGGGCCACGCCGGTGCGCGCGTCGCCGCCGAGCGCGGTGGTGCCGTCGGAGACGATGCGGTCGCCCTCGCGCTTCGGCTTGGCGCCGGCGCAGAGCGGCACGGTGTCGAGATGGGTCGAGAACAGCAGGCGCGGGCCCGGCCGGGTGCCGGGCAGGTCGACGATCAGGTTGCCGGTCTCGGTCGGCAGCGGGATGCGCTTGTTGGCGTCGTCGAAGCGGATCGCGGAGGCCGGCACGCCGACCGCCTTCAACGCGTCGACGACGGCGGCGCCGATCTTGGCCTCCTGGCCGGTCACGCCCTCGACCGAGAGGAAGCGCATCAGATGCGCGATGGCGGCTTCGACGTCGAGGGGGATGTTGGGTGTGCTCATGATGGTGATCCGATCGATTGAAAGCGGCGTCGTGATGCCGAGGCGCGGCGGGGCACTAGAGGCCCCACGGCAGCCCGAGCACCTTCCAGAGCGCGAAGAGGGCGGTCCAGACCACGAACATCCAGACGACATAGGGCAGCATCAGCGAGACGACCGTGCCGACGCCGGCGTTGCGGTCGTATTTCTGCGTGAAGCCGACGACGAGAGCGAAATAGGCGTTGAGCGGGGTGATCGCGTTCATCGGCGAATCGCCGACGCGATAGGCGGCCAGCACGGCTTCCGGCTCGACGCCGAGCTTCATCAGCAACGGCACGAAGACGGGCGCGAAGATCGCCCATTTCGCGATCGCGCCGGTGAGCAGCAGGTCTATGATCGCGACTACCACGATGAAGCCGATCAAGAGCGGCAACGCCCCGATATTTGCCGCCTGCAGCACGCCCGACAGGCTCAGCGCCATCACCGTGCCGATATTGGTGTAGGTGAAATAGGCGACGAACTGGCTGAGCACGAAGAACAGGAAGATCGTGCCGCCCATGCTCTTGATCGACTTCTCGATCGCCGCGATCACCTCGGTCAGGGTCCGCATCGTTCCGGCGCCGATGCCGTAGGTCCAGCCGCTGATCAGGAACATCAGCATGATCAGCGCGATCAGCCCGTTCATGAAGGGCGAGTTGCCGATCAGCTCGCCGGTCGTCGGATTGCGCAAGGGCGCGCCCGCGGGCAGCGTCAGCAGGCAGAACACGGCGATCAGCGCGAGCATGCCGAAGCCAGCATAGCGCAGGCCGCGCGATTCCGCTTTGGACAGCACGGCGCCCTGCTCGGTCACGGTGCCTTCGGCTGCCGTCTTGGGATCGTAGGCGCCCAGGCGCGGCGACACGACCCGGTCGGTGATGAAGGCGACGACGATGGTCAGGACCAGGACCGAGGCGATCGAGAACCAGAGATTGGAGGCAAGCCCGATCGAGCGGTTCGGATCGACCAGCCGGGCGGCGTCGTTGGTGAACTCGACCAGAACCGCGTCGAGCGGCTTGATCAGCATGTTGACGGTGAAGGCACCGGCCACCGCCGCGAAGCCCAGTGCCAGGCCGGCCACCGGGTTGCGGCCGACGGCGAGATAGGCGACGCCGGCGAGCGGGATCAGGACCAGATAGCCGGCGTCCGCCGCGATCGAGGACAGGATGCCGACGAAGGACAGGATATAGGTCAGCGCCCAGCCGGGGGAGACGATGACGAGCTTGCGGATCAGCGCCGTCACCAGCCCCGATTCCTCGGCGACGCCGGCGCCGATCATGGCCACGATCATCAGGCCGACCGCCGTGAAGCTCATGAAGTTCGGCACCAGCGACGAATACATGAAGCGGATGCCTTCGAGCGTCAGCAGGCTGCGGATCGCCGTGCTCGCCTGCTCGATCTTGTGCGTCTCGGGGTTGATCCGCTCGAAGGTGACGGCGGCCCCGAACAGCCCGAGCACCGCGGAAAGCGCGATGACGATGCCGATCAGGATCAGGAAGATGACGACGGGGTGCGGGACCATGTTCCCCACCCTCTCGACGCCATCGAGGAATCTCTGCATGGCCGTCTTCGGCGCGGCGGCGGTGGTCATTCCATTTCCCCCTTGAAGCCTGAAGGCCTTCAGTGACGGACCTGCGGCCGGCAGGAGGAAAACCCGGACGATCCGGGCGCCTGCAGAACTCAGGAGCATCAAGCGGGAAACTTAAGTCTGGTCGATGCGGGGCGCATGGGCAGAGAATCCCAAACTCTTGGCGCCTCGTCTCAAAATCGAGCCGTAGCGTCCGCGCCGGAGCTTTTTCGAGCAAAGCGGCCGCCGGCTCGCCGAAAGAAGATGCGATAGAATAAAAACTTAGAGCCATTCCGCGATTCGCCGGAACAATAGAATCGTTCAAGGAGCGCGGGCTTGCCGGTGGCGGAGCGGCTTTTTACAGTCGGCCGGCGAGCCGGATGCGATGGTGCGGGGCCGCGTCCTGTGTTCGCAAGGCGGGGAGAGCAAGGGGATGTCCGAGGCTTCGGGGTGGACGGCGTGAAGCGGTTGGAACGGCGTCCGCGCCCTGGTCATGTCCGCCTGCCCCGGCTCCTGCCGCTCGCGCTCGCCGCCGGGCTCGCCGGCTGCGCGTCGACGCCGCGCGGGCTGCTCGAGCCGGTTTCGCCCGTTCCCGGCACCGACAAGGTCGACATGCTGGCGGCGACGACGCGCGCGCACTCCGCCGATGCGGGTGTCCTCTTCAGCGGCGAGCGGGGCGAGGGCGTCTCGTTCCGCAACATCGTCGTCTCGATCCCGCGTGAGCGCGAGGTCGGCACCATCCAGCTGCCGCGCTCCATCCCCGGAGACCCCGCCAGGGATTTCGTCGTCACCGCCTCGAAGCCGGTGCCGAAGGCCAGGCTCGGCGACTGGTTCCGCGCGACCGGCGGGCGGGCGAAGCGCGTCTTCGTGTTCGTGCACGGCTTCAACACGCCGTTCGACCGGGCGGTCTTCCGCTTCGCGCAGCTGGCGCACGATGCCGACGCCGACGCCGCGCCGGTGCTGTTCTCCTGGCCGTCGCGCGGCTTTCTGCTCGACTACAGCCGCGACTTCGACAACGCCTCCTATTCACGCTCCGATCTCGCCGATCTGCTCAAAGTGGCCGCGGCCAGCCCCGCCGTCCGCGAGATCGTGATCCTGGCCCATTCGATGGGGAGCTGGCCCGCCGTCGAGGCGGTCAGGCAGATCGCGCTCGAGGATGGCGGCGTCCCGCGCAAGATCGGCAACCTCATCCTGGCCTCGCCCGATCTCGATGTCGGCGTCTTCCGGCGCCAGATCGAGGATATGGGGACGAAGCGCCCGCAGATCACGGTGTTCTCGGCACAGCACGACCGGGCCCTGCAGCTGTCGCGCTTCATCGCCCGCGGCGCGACGCGGCTCGGTGGCATCGATCCGACGCAGGAGGAATATCGCCGCCAGTTCGCCGGGCTCTCCGGGATCACCGTGATCGACCTGTCCGAGGTCAACAGCGATCGCCTGAATCACGACCTGTTCGCGGCCAGCCCCGATGCGGTGCGTCTCATCGGCGACAGGCTGCTGCAGGGGCAGGTGATCACCGATGGCGACGTCTCGGCCCCCGTGGCCGCAGCCGGCGCGCTCGGCTCCGCCGCGACGCTCCTGATCACGGCCTCGATACGGGTCTTCGATGCTGCGTCCGCGCCGTAGAATCCGCGCCGCCGGATGGCGCGGGCACTGCAACAATGGGATAAGCAGCTCAGAGTTTGGGATTCTGAGCTGATCCGTGGCCCCGCCGCTGTTGCTAGCGTCGCTGGCGTGGTCCCGAAGCGTTTCGGGGCCATGGGCGCGCCTGCAGGCACGCGACGCCGCGGTCGTCAAGGGAAGCATGCGATGTTAAGGCAAAGCTTGGGGCGGCCGGACGGGCTGCCGCCGTTGCGGGGGGCCGCCGGGGCGCGGGCATGAGGTGCGGCACGGTTTCATCGCGCCCGGGCTGCGTCGCGGCCGCGCTCGTCGTCGCGCTCGCCCTTACGGCCTGCAACCGGCAGGAGAAGGAGCCGCCGGCGCCTGTGCGCTACGTCCGCACCGTGACGGTCGAGCCGCTGCGCCAGGCGCCCGATCTCACCTTCGCCGGCCATGTCGAGGCGCAGGACCAGGCGTCGCTGGCGTTCCGCATCGGCGGGCGGCTGGCCGAGCGGCTGGTCGGCGTCGGCGCGAGCGTCGTCGCCGGGCAGGTCGTCGCCCGGCTCGATCCCGAGAACGAGCTCAACGACCTGCGCGCGGCCCAGGCCGGGCTGACCGCGGCGCAGGGCGACCTGCGCAAGGCGGAGAACCAGCACCAGCGCCAGAGCCATCTGCTCGAGCGGCACATCACCACCCAGGCGGATTACGAGGCGGCCCAGCAGGGGCTCACCGCCGCCCGCGCCCAGGTCGACGCGGCCCAGGCCCGGGTCGCCTCGGCCGAGGACATCGTCGGCTTCACCACGCTGAAGGCCGATGCGCCGGGCGTCGTCACGCGCGTCGGCGCGGAGCCGGCCGAGGTCGTCGCCGCCGGCCGCATGATCGTCCAGCTGGCGCGGCGGGAGGGGCGCGACGCGGTGTTCGAGATTCCGGCCGACCTGGTCCGGCGGGTCACGCCGGGCCTTCAGGTGCGCGTCACACTCGCCGGGGAGGCGGGCACGGAGGTGGCCGGCCGGGTGCGGGAGATCGCGCCCCAGGCCGACCCCGTCACCCGGACCTTCCAGGTCCGGGTCGGCCTCGCCGAGCCGCCGCCGGCCTTCAGGCTCGGCGCGGCCGTCTCCGGCTCGGTCCGTCCCGCCGGCGGCGGGTTGATCGCCGTACCCGCGACGGCGCTGACGCGGCGGGACCAGTCCGCCGGCGCCTGGATCGTCGATCCGCAGAGCCTGACCGTCGCTCTGCGCAAGCTCGACGTCGCGAATTCCGATCCGGCCACGGCCTGGATCGCCAAGGGACTGAACGTCGGCGACATCGTCGTCACCGCCGGAGCCGGGCTTCTGCAGGAAGGCCAGAAGGTGCGCCTGATGGGAGCGGAGCCGCGATGAGATTCAACCTCTCGGAATGGGCGCTGAAGAGCCGCTCGGTGGTGATCTATCTGATGATCATCGCGGTGGTGGCCGGCGTCTTCGCCTTCGTCAAGCTCGGCCGCAACGAGGATCCGGCCTTCGTCATCAAGACGATGGTGGTGTCCGCGGTCTGGCCCGGCGCCAGCATGGAAGACACGCTGACCCAGGTGACGGAGCGGCTCGAGCGGCAGCTCGAGGAGACGCCCGGGCTCGACATGGTGCGCAGCTACACCAAGCCCGGCGTGACGACGATCTTCGTCAACCTCAAGGGCGACGTACCCGGGCGGCAGGTGCAGGACACCTGGTACCGGGTCCGCAACCTGATCGCCGACATGCGCCACACGCTGCCGGCCGGCACGCTCGGGCCGTTCTTCAACGACCGCTTCGGCGACACCTACGGCATCATCTACGGCTTCACCGCCGACGGTTTCTCCACCCGCGAGCTGCGCGATCACGTCGAGACCATCCGCTCGCGGCTGCTGCTCGTGCCCGACGTCTCGAAGATCGAGATCATCGGCGCGCAGGACGAGCGCATCTTCATCGAGTTCTCGGTGCGCGAGCTCGCCAATCTCGGCCTCGACCGCGCGGCGCTGCTGGCGGCCCTGCAGGCCCAGAACGTGGTGCGGCCGGCGGGCACGGTGCAGACGCAGGCCGAGACCTTCTCGGTCAGGGTCTCGGGCGCCTTCCAGTCGGAGGCCGACCTGCTCGGCATCAACTTCCCGGTCGGGGACCGGATGGTCAGGCTCGCCGATATCGCGACGATCAGGCGCGGCCAGGCCGATCCGCCGACGCCGATGTTCCGCACCAACGGGCAAGACGCGATCGGGCTCGGCATCGCCATGCGCGAGGGCGGCGACATCCTGGCGCTCGGCGCCAACATCAAGAAGGCGATGGGCGAGATCACCGCCGGCCTGCCGCTCGGCATCGAGCCTCATCTCGTCGCCGACCAGGCGGTGACCGTCTCCTATGCGATCGACGACTTCATGTCGTCGCTCTGGCAGGCGGTCGGCATCATCCTCGTCGTCAGCTTCATCAGCCTCGGCGTGCGGCCGGGCCTCGTCGTCGCGCTGGCGATCCCGCTGACGCTCGCCATCGTCTTCGCCTGCATGCTGGTCGCCGGCATCGACATGCAGCGCATCTCGCTCGGCGCGCTGATCATCGCGCTCGCGCTCCTGGTCGACGACGCCATGACCACGACCGACGCCATGGTCACCCGGCTCGCCGCCGGCGAGCCGAAGCTGAAGGCGGCGACCTTCGCCTTCGACAAATACGCCACCGCGATGCTCGCCGGCACGCTCGTCACCATCGCCGGCTTCGTGCCGATCGGCTTCGCCGCGAGCTCGGCCGGCGAATACACCTTCTCGCTGTTCGCGGTGGTGACGATCGCGCTCGTCGTCTCCTGGTTCGTCGCCGTGCTGTTCGCGCCGGTGCTCGGCGTCGCCATGCTGAAGGCGCCGGACGCCGCCGCGCAGGGCGCCGAGCCCGGCCGGGTCGAGCGCGGCTTCCGGTCCATGCTCTCGGGCGCGATCAAGCTGCGCTGGATCACCATCGCCGTGACGCTCGCGCTCTTCGCCGCCTCGATCATGGCGCTGCCGCTGGTGCCGCGCCAGTTCTTCCCGGCCTCCGACCGGCCGGAGCTGCTCGTCGATCTGAGCCTGCCGCAGAACGCCTCGATCTATGCCAGCGAGGGGCTGGTCGACCGCTTCGAGGCGGCGCTGAAGGGCGATCCCGACATCGAGCGCTGGAGCACCTATATCGGCCGCGGCGCGATCCGCTTCTATCTCCCGCTCGATGCGCGGCTGCCGAACGACTTCTTCAGCCAGGCGGTGATCGTCGCCAAGGACGTGCCCGCCCGCGAGCGCGTGCAGAAGAAGCTCGAGACGCTGCTGGCCACGGAGTTCCCCAATGTGATCGGGCGCGTCTCGCCGCTCGAGCTCGGCCCGCCGGTCGGCTGGCCGGTGCAGTACCGGGTGAGCGGCCCCGACATCGCCGAGGTCCGCACCATCGCGATGAAGCTCGCCCAGGTCGTCGCCACCAACCCCAATACGCGGCAGATCAATTTCGACTGGATCGAGCCGTCGCGGCAGCTGCGCCTGCGGGTCGATCAGGACGAGGCGCGCCGGCTCGGCCTCTCGTCGGCGGCGGTCGCGGCCATCGTCAACACGGTTCTCTCCGGCACCGTCGTGACGCAGGTGCGCGATTCGATCTATCTCGTCGACGTCGTCGTGCGGGCGCAGGATGCCGAGCGCGTCTCGCTCGACACGCTGCGCAGCATGCAGGTCGCGCTGCCCTCGGGCCGCTCGGTGCCGGTGTCGCAGTTCGTCAGCTTCGATTACGGGCTCGACACGCCGCTGATCTGGCGCCGCGACCGCGTGCCGAACCTGACGGTCGCCGCCGATGTGACGCCCGGCACCCTGCCGGAGACCGTCGTCACCGCGCTGCAACCGGCGGTGGACGCGTTCCGGGCGACGCTGCCGGCCGACTACGACGTCGCCGTCGGCGGCTCGGTCGAGGAAAGCGCCAAGTCGCAGGCCTCGGTCATCGCCGTGGTGCCGGTGATGCTGCTGATCATGTTCACCGTGCTGATGGCGCAGCTCAAGAGCTTCAGGCTGTTCGCGATCGTGCTCTCGATCGCGCCGCTCGGGCTGATCGGCGTGGTCGGGGCGCTCCTCATCTCGGGCAAGCCGCTCGGCTTCGTCGCCCTGCTCGGCATCCTCGCCCTGATCGGCATCATCACCAAGAACGCGGTGATCCTGGTCGGCCAGATCGAGGACGAGCGCGCCGCCGGCAAGAGCGTCGCCCAGGCCGCGATCGACGCCGCCGGGACGCGCTTCCGGCCGATCATGCTGACCGCCGTCTCGACCGTGCTCGGCATGATCCCGATCGCGCCGACCGTGTTCTGGGGGCCGATGGCCTTCGCGATCATGGGCGGCCTGCTGGTGGCGACGGTGCTGACGCTCGTTCTCCTCCCCGTCCTCTATGTGACCGTCTTCGGCGCCGCGACCCCCGCAGGCGAGGCGCAGCGGACGGCCGACGCAGGAGCCTCCCTGTCATGAGCGCGATCGCGACGCGGCGGATGCCGGGGACCGGACTGGGACGGGCGGCGATGATCGTGCTGGTGGCGACGGCGCTCGCCTCCTGCCGCGACGAGCAGGCGCCGCAGGTGCAGGACCGGCCGGTCGGCGTCGTCACCGTCGCGGCGGGGCAGTTCGCCGACGACCTCCAGCTCAGTGGCGAGATCCAGGCCGAGAAGGATGTCGGGCTCGCCTTCCGCATCGGCGGGCGCGTCCTCGACCGCCCGGTCAATGTCGGCGACCGGCTGACGGCCGGGCAGGTCGTCGCGCGGCTGGAGCCCACCCTGGAGCAGAACGCGCTGACCGCGGCGCTGGCGGCGCTGGAGGCGGCGCGCGGCGAGGTCACCACGACGCGCAACACCTTCGCGCGCCAAGAGAGCCTGATGGCGCAGGGCTTCACCACGCGTCCGCGCTTCGACCAGGCGCAGCGGGCGCAGGAGACGGCGCAGGCCGCGCTGGAGACCGCGGAGGCGCAGGTCGAGCTGGCGCGCGACCGGCTCAGCTTCACGGAGTTGCGCACCGATGTCGCCGGCGTGGTCACAGCCCGGCGCATCGAGCCGGGCGAGGTGGTGCAGCCGGGCCAGGTCGTGGCCCAGGTCGCCCGCGACGACGATCGCGACGCGGTCTTCAACGTGCCGGCGGCGATGCTTGCCGGCCATCTCGCCGATGCGAAGATCCGCGTCGCGCTCGCGGATGCGCCGGCCGTCACGGCCTATGGCACGATCCGCGAGGTCGCGCCGCAGGCCGATCCGGTGACGCGGACCTTCGCCGTCAGGGTCGGCTTGCAGAATCCGCCCGATGCGATGCGGCTCGGCTCCACCGTCGTCGGCATCGTCGAGATCTCGACGGCGGCGATCATCGCGATCCCGGCGAGCGCGCTCACCCAGCAGGGCCGCTCGCCGGCGGTGTGGATCGTCGATCCCGTGAAGTCGACCGTCTCGCTGCGCAATGTCGACGTGCTGCGCTTCGATCCGGACACGGTCATCCTGTCGCAGGGGCTGGAACCCGGCGAAACCATCGTCTCGGCCGGAATCCAGGCCCTGCATCCCGGGCAACGGGTCAGGCCGCTGCCCGCTCCCGGCCAGCAGGCGGCCTCGGCGCGTCCGCCGCGGCCTTGAGCGAGAAGGGCGCGGGAACCCATGGATATCGTTCCGGCCGCCGGGGAAGTGGAGAGGCTCGGGACCGAGCTCATGATCCTGGGCATCTTCCGGGACGGGCCGCTGACCGGCTCGGCGCGGGCGGCGAACGCTTGTTCCGGCGGCCGGCTCGCCGCGCTCCTCAGCCAGATCGATCTCGGCGAGGAGGCCGGCCAGGCGGAGTTCGTCGGGCCGCTGCCCGGCATCGCGGCGCAGCGCCTGCTGCTGGTCGGCCTCGGGCGGGCCGAGCGATTCTCGGACCGGGCCTACCGGCAGGCGCTGGCCGCCACGTCCCGGGTTCTCGACGGCGATCCCGCGACGGACATCGTGGTGACGCTCGCGGAAAACGAGGTGCCGCGCCGGGCGCTCGACTGGCGCATGCGCCAGGCCGGGCAGATCCTCGCCGGCCGACGTCATGATTTCGGGCTGCCCGACCGGCCGGTGAGCAAAGGCACCCGCCGCGTCATGCTGCTCGTTCCGCGCGCGCTGACCTCCGCGCTCGTCGCGGCACTGCGGCAGGGCGTGGCCATCGGGGAGGGAGTCTCCTTCGCCAGGCAACTCGGCGACCTGCCGCCGGATCTGTGCACGCCGGCCTTCATCCTGCGGATGGCGCAGGCGATGGCGCAGCAGTTCGGCTTCCGGCTGGACGTGCTGGAGCGGCCCGCCTTCCAGCGGCCGCGGCCGGCGGCGTTCCCGCCGCGGGAGGAGGCCGGCGCCGGCAGGCTGATCGTGATGCGCCGCGAGCGCCGCAGGCAGGCCGGCAGGCCGATCGTGCTGATCAGCGACGACGTCGCGGCCCATGACCTGCCGCTCGCGCGCGAGCGGGCCGGGCCGGGCCGTCCGGTCCGCGACATGCGCGGCATCGGCAGCGTCTTCGGCGCGATGCGGGCGGTCGAGCGGCTCGATCTCGCCGTGAACGTGGTCGGGCTGGTCGCCGTCTCGGGGCGGGAGGGCACGCCCTGCGCCATCGGGCGGGACGCAGCGGCGCCGGCCCCCGAGGCCTCGAGCGTTTCCCTGCTCGGCGACGTGCTGGCTTACGCCGCGCAGTTCTCGCCGAGCTGCGTCATCGACGTCGCCGGGTTGAGCCGGGCCGGCATGCTGGCGCTCGGCA comes from the Bosea sp. (in: a-proteobacteria) genome and includes:
- a CDS encoding efflux RND transporter periplasmic adaptor subunit — encoded protein: MSAIATRRMPGTGLGRAAMIVLVATALASCRDEQAPQVQDRPVGVVTVAAGQFADDLQLSGEIQAEKDVGLAFRIGGRVLDRPVNVGDRLTAGQVVARLEPTLEQNALTAALAALEAARGEVTTTRNTFARQESLMAQGFTTRPRFDQAQRAQETAQAALETAEAQVELARDRLSFTELRTDVAGVVTARRIEPGEVVQPGQVVAQVARDDDRDAVFNVPAAMLAGHLADAKIRVALADAPAVTAYGTIREVAPQADPVTRTFAVRVGLQNPPDAMRLGSTVVGIVEISTAAIIAIPASALTQQGRSPAVWIVDPVKSTVSLRNVDVLRFDPDTVILSQGLEPGETIVSAGIQALHPGQRVRPLPAPGQQAASARPPRP
- a CDS encoding M17 family peptidase N-terminal domain-containing protein; its protein translation is MDIVPAAGEVERLGTELMILGIFRDGPLTGSARAANACSGGRLAALLSQIDLGEEAGQAEFVGPLPGIAAQRLLLVGLGRAERFSDRAYRQALAATSRVLDGDPATDIVVTLAENEVPRRALDWRMRQAGQILAGRRHDFGLPDRPVSKGTRRVMLLVPRALTSALVAALRQGVAIGEGVSFARQLGDLPPDLCTPAFILRMAQAMAQQFGFRLDVLERPAFQRPRPAAFPPREEAGAGRLIVMRRERRRQAGRPIVLISDDVAAHDLPLARERAGPGRPVRDMRGIGSVFGAMRAVERLDLAVNVVGLVAVSGREGTPCAIGRDAAAPAPEASSVSLLGDVLAYAAQFSPSCVIDVAGLSRAGMLALGSRASGLFANDEALASELLKCGGISGDRVWQLPLWDADAELFPGLDPEAGPAEDCADEALAVVSSLARSAAYPWAHLDISGTASTIGALRSSTGRPVPLLAEFLIGRARATPH